GGCCGCCGCCGGAGACCCCGGTCACCACGACCAGGTCGGTCTCGGACCGGCTGGGCTCCGTCGCGCTCTCGTCCGCGCGCGAGCCGTGCGCGCCGCCGCGCTCGCTCACCTGTTCCCCCCAAGCCGCGCGTGCCGGACGGCCGCTCTTCGGTCGGGTCCGTGCGCGCGGGATCGATGTATGGTCACCAGCCACCGTCCCAGGCCGCCGAGCCCCCCGGTTGTGGAGTGTGCCCGTGGAAGAAGCCGAGGATCAGCGTCGCTATCACGTAGTTGTCAACGACGAAGACCAGTACTCTATCTGGCCTGCCGGCTCGCAACTCCCACCGGGTTGGCAGCGGACGGGCGTGGAGGGTGACCGGGCGACGTGCCTGGCCCACGTCGACGAGGTCTGGACCGATCTGCGGCCACGTGATCTGCGGGAGTGGTCGGCCGTACGGACCTGAGCCGCAACACCACCGTCAGAACGGGCGCCTCGATTGTTCGAGGCGCCCGTTTTTGTATGCGCAGGACCGGAATGAGCGAGCCACCCAGATTGCGCCGTGAATCCGTACACGTTAATTAATGTTGTTTCTTTTCCATGACGAATATGTCCGCTCGACCGGAAGCGTGACCGGCGGAATTTCCGCCGCCAAGTGTCCAGCATCATGAATGTGCGTCACTAACACGGACAGGATCGGGTAACGGCAACTTCGTGGCTTTTTGTCATACAGAATCTGATCAAATCGGGCCGAATCTCCCGAGCTGACAAGCATCTGTCTCGGTCCCGACCCAGTGTTGACAGATCTGAATGCCTCTCGTATTTTTTGGTCACCCCCGATCACTACGCGATATCTTCCGCCTTTCCGATCGACTCGCCGTGCCGTCACCCTGCCCTGACCACGCACTCGGTGACGCATTTACCGGCGATGTTTCATCGTGCGCCGATAAAGCCGGCCGCACCCAAAAAGGAGGAAAGCAGACCGTGCGGTCGACCAGCAGTAGCGCAGGCGAAGTCAGCGACGACCAGGCGAGCGCGGTCGAACCGGACGGCGAGTGTTACGACCTACTGGCGCTCCAGCAGGGACTGTTGTTCCACGACCGCTTCGAACCCGGTTCGGGCGTCGACATCCTCCAGATCGTCATCGACTGGCCGGAGCCGCTCGACCCGACCGCCATGACCACCGCCTGGCAGGCCGCGGCCCAACGCCACCCGGTGCTCCGGACCGCGTTCACCCTGCTCGGGCCGGAACGGGCCAGCCAGCGGGTGCAGCCCGAGGTCACCATTCCGGTGCACCGGTACGACTGGCGCACCGACGCCCCGACCGGCCGGGCGGAACGGTTGGCCAGACTGGACCGGTTCCTCGCCACCGACCGCTCACACGGCTTCGACCCGGCCACCGCGCCACTGGTCCGGATCGGACTCATCCAACACCGGGCCGACCAGCACACCATCGTGTTCAGCCTGCACCACGCGATCATCGACGGCCGATCCGTGCCGCTGCTGCTGACCGAAGTCCTCACCGACTACACCGCGATCCTCCAGGGCACCGAGCGCCCGGTCCCCGACCGTCGCCCCTTCCAGGACTTCGCGACCTGGGCCGGCCAACGATCACTCGTCGCCGACCAGCGCTTCTGGCGTACCCGACTGGACGGGGTCACGCTACCCACCCCGCTCCCACTGCACCCCGCCACCAGCACCCCGCCCCGCGGACCGGACTCCGTACGCGAACTCACCCACCAGCTCGACCCGGCCCGGAGCGCGACCCTGCACCGGGCCGCGAGCGCGGTCGGCGTACCGCTGAGCACCCTGGTCACCGCCGCCTGGGCGGTGCTGCTGCACCGCTACAGCGGCGAACGGGACGTGGTCTTCGGGGCGGTCCGGAGCTGTCGTCGGGGCTCGATCGACCGGGCCGACACGATCATCGGAATGGTGATCAATACCGTGCCGCTGCGGATCGACGTACGACCGGAACTGACCGTACGGGACTGGCTGGTCGACGTACGCGCCCAGATCGACGCGGTCCGGGCGCACCAGGCCGCGCCCCTGACCGCCGTCCAGGGCTGGAGCGGCCTGCCGGCGAGCACCCCGCTCTTCGACAGCCTGCTCATGTACGAGCACCGTGACCTACAGACCGTACTCAGCCGTTCGGTGCCGGACTGGGGTGCCCGCGTGGCCCGGGTGCACCGCCACCCGGGACCGCCGGTGACCGTCCTGGTCTTCGGTGAACCGGTGCTGCGGGTGCTGCTCTACCACGACCGGCGACGGCTCACCGACCTCGCCGCCGACCGGATGCTGCACCACCTCACCACCTGCCTGGTCGGACTCGCCGCCGGGCTGGACGCACCGGTCGCCGCGCTCCCCCTGCTCGGTCCGGACGAACACCACCAGCTCACGCACGACTGGGCCGGGCACCGCCCCGAGCCCGCCGGTGGTCCGGACCACCCGACCGACAGCACCATCGGCGAACGGTTCTCCGCACAGGTGCGACGCAGCCCCGACGCGGTCGCGGTGACCGGGCCGGACGGCACACTCAGCTACGCCGAACTCGACGCGCGCGCCAACCGCCTCGCCCACCTGCTGATCCGGCGGGGCGCCGTACCGGACCAACCGGTGGCGGTCGCCCTGCCCCGGTCGGTCCGGCTGGTGGTCGCGCTCCTGGCCGTGGTCAAGGCCGGGTGCGCGTACCTCCCCCTCGACCCGACCAACCCACCGGCCCGGACCCGGGAACTGCTCGCCGTGAGCGGCGACCCGCTGCTGCTCACCGAAGCCGACCTGACCGCGGCCGAACTGGCCGGAGCCGAGCTGCCACCGACCACACCGGACCTTCCTGTCCGACCGGAGAGCCTGGCCTACGTCAACCACACCTCGGGTTCCACCGGCGCCCCGAAGGGTGTCGCGGTGCCGCACCGCGCCGTGCTCCGACTGGTGCACGAACCGGGCTACCTGCGTCTCGGTCCCGACCAGACGGTGCTGCAACTCGCCCCGGCCGCCTTCGACGCCGCCACCCTGGAAATCTGGGGCAGCCTGCTCAACGGCGCCCGGCTCGTGGTCGCCCCACCCGACCCGCTCGGACCGGCCGAGCTCGCCCAGCTGCTGCGGGCCGAACAGGTCAGCGTGCTCTGGCTCACCGCCGGGCTCTTCCACCAGGTGGTCGAGGAGGACCCGGGCGCCCTCGCCACGGTGGGGCAGCTCCTGGCCGGCGGCGACGTACTCGACCCCGGCGCGGTCCGCACCGCGCTGCGGGTCCGCGCCGGTCGCCCACTGGTCAACGGGTACGGGCCGACCGAGAACACCACCTTCACCTGCTGCCACCGGATGACCGACCCGGAGACGGTCCCGGCGCCGGTACCGATCGGCCGGCCGGTGCCGCGCAGCACCGTCTACGTCCTCGACGGACTGCTCCGTCCGGTCCCGGTCGGCGTTCCCGGTGAGCTCTACACCGGTGGCGACGGGCTGGCCCGGGGCTATCTCGGGCAACCCGGTCGGACCGCCGAGCGGTTCCTGCCGGACCCGTTCGCGCCCCGGCCGGGCGCCCGCATGTACCGGACCGGGGACCGGGTCCGCTGGCGCCCCGACGGGACCCTGGAGTTCCTCGGCCGGGTCGACCGGCAGGTGAAGATCCGGGGATTCCGGGTGGAGCCGGCCGAGGCGGAGGCGGTCCTGCGGGCGCATCCGTCGGTCGGCGAGGTCGCCGTGGTGGTGCACGGCGACGGCGAACACCGCCGGCTGGTCGCCTACGCCAGCCCGTCGACGGGTACGGCCACACCGGACGGTACGGCGCCCCTGGACGAGCGGCTGCTCGGCGCGTACGCGCTCGCCCACCTGCCGCCGTACCTGCGCCCGGCCGGTTACGTACTGCTGCCGGCGTTGCCGCTCAACCGCAACGGCAAGGTGGACCGGGACGCCCTGCCCGCCCCGGCGGCGCCGACGCGCCCGGTGCCGGAACGACCGCTGACCGACCCGACCCAGCTCCAGCTCGCCGCCCTCTGGACCGACCTGCTCCGGACGGGTGTGGGACGGGCCGAGGACGACTTCTTCGACCTCGGCGGCAACTCGCTGCTCGCCACCCGGCTCGCCTTCCGCGCCGCCGAGCGGTTCGGCGTCGACCTGCCGGTACGCGTCATCTACGAGCAGCACAGCCTGGCCGGGCTCGCCACCGAGATCGACCGGCGCCGGCACAGCCCCGGGCCGGCATCGGCCCGGATCACCGCCCGGGACCGGGGCGCCTACCGCAGCGGGGTCGCCCGCACCGGACCGATCGATCCGACCGGTCACCTGGTCAGGCCGGGGACCGGGCCCTGGGCGATGTGGCGCTGGATCGGACTGCGTGCCGCCGGATTTCCGGTCGGGCCGCTCACCCGGCTCGGTGACCCCGACCACCTGGCCCGCACCGACGCGCTGCTGGCCAGCGAGGACCGGCTGGCCGAGGTACGCCGGGCGATGACCGGGCGGCTGCACCAGGCCCGCCGGACCGCCCCCGCCGACCAGCGGTCCCGGTGGAACCGGGCGGACCGGCAACTGCGCCAGGGCAGCTTCCCCGACGACCTGCCGGACGTCGCCGACCCGGTGCTGGCGGCCGGGATCGCCGAGACCCGGGCCGCTCTCGCCGACGCGGTGCGACGGCACCGGGCCGACCGGTCCGCGTTCGACCGGTCACACGTTCAGGCGAGCCGGCGACGTACCGCAGCGCTCCGCGCCGCCGCCGCCGACCCACGGCTGCGCGAGGCGGTGACCTGGCAGAACCGGCACGCCCTGCGGACCGGGCTCGACCCCCTGTTGAACCGCGCCGACGGCGACGCGACCACCCGCGACTCGAAACACCGGCAACACGAAGCGCTGCTCGCCACCTACCTGCAGCGGTACTGCGCCAAGAACGACACCATCGGCTTCTTCGGCCCGGTCGGTTGGGCCACCGTCGCGCCGGCCGGTACCGGGCTGGAGATCACCTCCGACGCCGCCCCGCTGACCCGTACGGTCTACTTCGAGAACTGGGCGATGGCCGGGCTCGCGGACGCGCTCACCGCCCACCACCCGCGCCTGGCCCCCTGGCTGATCCCCCGTCGGCTGCCGTTCCTGACCGTCCTCGACGACCAGCTACTGCTGCCACTCACCCCGCCCACACCGCTACCGCCACCGCTGGCCCGGCTGCTCGCCGCCGCCGACGGCCGGCGTACCGCCGAAGAGATCGCCGCCGAACTGGTCGCCGACCCGGCCAGCGGGTTCGCCACGCCGGACGAGGTGTACCGGATGCTGGCGGAACTGCGCGACACACACCGGATCACCTGGTCGCTGGAGGTGCCGAAGGAGGACCTCTTCCCGGAGCGGTCGGTCCGGAACCGACTGGCCCCGGTCACCGACGACGCCGTACGGAAACCGGCACTGCGCGCCCTGGACGACCTGGTCCGGGCCCGGGACGCGGTCGCCGGGGCGGCCGGGGACGCCGACCGGCTCGGCACCGCCCTCGCCGACCTGGAACGGACCTTCACCGAACTGACCGGCGCCGCACCGACCCGCCGGGCCGGCCGGGTGTACGCCGGCCGCACGCTGGTGTACGAGGACTGCCGGGCGGGCGACCGGGTGACGCTCTCCACCGACCTGGTCGGCACCCTCTGGCCGGCGCTGAGCCTGCTGCTGGAGAGTGCCCGCTGGTTCACCTTCGCCGGCGCCGCCCTGTTCGCCCGGGCCTGCCGCGAGCGGTACGCCGAACTGGTCGGCCGGGGCGGGCAGCCAACGGTGCCGTTCGCCGACTTCTGGCTCTGGGCCAACGATCTCCTCTTCGACCTGCCGGAACGGCTCATCGCACCGGTGGTCCGGGGGCTGCAGGACCGGTGGCGCCAGATCCTGCCGGAACTCGACGGGGAACGCCGGATCCAGCTCGACTCGGCGAGCATCGCCGACCGGGTCACCGCCGCGTTCGCCGCCCCCCGACCCGGCTGGGTCGGCGCGTACCAGCACAGCCCGGACGTGATGCTGGTCGCCGACGGGGCCGAGGCCGTCGCCCGGGGCGACTTCCGGTGGGTGGTGGGCGAGGTCCACCCGGGGGTGAACACGCTGCGGTCCGCCCTGTTCATGGCCCAGCACCCGGATCCGACGGAACTGGTCGCCGCGATGCGGGCCGATCTGCCCGGCCCCCGGGTGGTGCTGGCCGCCACCGGTGAGGAGGGCGGGGCCCCGTCCCGGCTCACCGACAAGCTCGTCACCGACCAGGACCTGCGGCTGGTCTTCGGGCACGACAGCTGCGGGCTGGACCCGGAGACGGCGGTCGCGGTGGCCGACTGCGTACTGGAGTCGCAGGACGGGACGCTGACCGTACGGACCCGGGACGGCCGGCACGCGCTGCCGCTCGCCGAGGTGGTCGGCGAGGCGCTGATGCTGCAACTGATCCAGCGCTTCGACCCGCTGCCGCCGGCCGACCACCGACCACGGATCACCGTCGACCGGGTGGTGATCTCCCGGGAGAGCTGGCGGTTCGGTGCGGCTGGACTGGACTTCGCCACGATCGTCGAGGAGGCGGAGCGGTTCCGTGCGGTACGTCGCTGGCAGCGCGACTCGGGTCTGCCCCGGTACGTCTTCGTCAAGACCCCGGTGGAGAAGAAGCCGTTCTTTCTCGACTTCGCCAGCCTCGCCTCGGTGGACGCGTTCGCCCGAGCGGTCCGGCGCACGGTCTCCGGCGCCGGACCGGACGCCACCCTGCGGCTGAGCGAGATGCTGCCGACGCCGGAGCAGCTCTGGTTGACCGATGCCGGCGGTGGCCGCCGGACGGCCGAGTTCCGCCTTGTCGCCGTGGACACCCGCCGGCCGGAAGCACAGAGGAGAAGCCATGACCGGTGACACCTTCGTCCTGCCCGCCTCGTCCACCCAGCGGCGGCTCTGGATGCTGGACCAGCTCGACCCGGGCTCGGCGGCGTACAACATCGCCTGGTCCGTCCGGCTCACCGGCGAACTGCGGGTCGACGCGCTCCGCGCCACACTGGACTGGCTGGTCGGCCGGCACGAGGTGCTGCGGACCGTCTTCACCTCGGTCGACGGCGAACCGGCGCAGGTGGTCGGTCCGAAATGGTCGGTTCCACTGCCGGTCACCGACCCGGGAGCCGACGGGTCGGCGGGGCTCGACGCCCTGCTCGACGCGGAGAGCCGGGCGCCGTTCGACCTCGCCACCGGCCCGCTGCTGCGGGTGCGGCTGGTCCGGCTCGCCCCGGACCAGCACGTGCTCATCCTGGTGGTGCACCACATCGTCGCCGACGGGTGGTCGTTCGACACGGTCTTCGACGAACTCGCCCACGGCTACCGGGCCGCCGTCGCCGCAACCGTGCCGGAGCTGCCGCCACCGCCGATCCAGTACGCCGACTTCGCGGTCTGGCAACGGGAACAGGCACACGGGTCCGCCTTCGCCGAGGACCTCGCCTACTGGCGGGCCGAGCTCGCCGGGGCACCGACCCTGCTCGACCTGCCCGCCGACCGTCCCCGTCCGGCGGAGCAGTCACCGGCCGGCGGGCTGGTCACGTTCCCGCTGCCGGCGGAGCTGACCGACGGTGTACGGCGACTAGCCCGGGACGCCGACACCACCGACTTCGCGGTGCTGCTCAGCGGTTTCCAGGCCCTGCTGCACCGGCTCAGCGGACAGCCGGACCTGCTGGTCGCCGTACCGGTGTCGGGACGGAGCCGGCCGGAGACCCGGGGTGTGGTGGGCTTCTTCGCCAACACCCTGGCGCTGCGCGGTCGGTTCGAGGAGCGGACGAGTTTCGCCGAACTGCTGGGCGCCGCCCGGAGCAGCGCGATCGCCGCCCAGTCCCGGCAGGACGTGCCGTTCGAGGAGCTGGTCGACCTGCTCGCCCCGCAGCGCAGCCTCGCCTACTCGCCGCTGGTGCAGGTGATGTTCGCGCTCGAACAGACACCGGCACCGGTCGAGGCGGCCGGGCTGCGGATCGCCCCCGAACTGCACGAGAACGGCACCGTCAAGTTCGACCTCACGCTCACCGTGGAAGAACGGCCGGACGGGTGGCGCGGACGACTGACGTACCGGACCGAACTCTTCGACGCCGACCGGATCGAGCGGCTCGGGGCGGCGTACCTGGCGCTGCTCGGGGCGGCGGTCGAGCAGCCCTCGACGCCGGTCGCCGAGCTGCCGCTGCTCAGCCCGGCCGCCCGCGCGGAGATCATCGCCGGTTGGCGGGCCGAACGGCTCGACCCGCCCCCGTACGACTCGATCGCCGCGCTCTTCGCACGGCACCCGCCGGCCGACCCGGACGCGGTCGCGGTGGCGGCGCCGGACGCGACGCTGACGTACCAGCGGCTGACCGCCGACCGCAACCGCCTCGCCCACCTGCTCCGCGAGTACGGGATCGACGTCGACGTCCCGGTCGGGATCTGCCTCACCCGGGGCAGCGGCATGCTCACCGCGATGCTGGCGGTCTGGCAGGCCGGCGGCGGATACCTGCCCCTGGACCCGGAACTGCCGACCGCCCGGCTGGCCGGGATGGCGCGTTCGGCCGGGGTGCCGCTGATCCTGACCGACCGGGCCAGCGCCGACCGTACGGGTGACTGCTGGCCGACCGGGACGCGGGTGCTCCGCCTCGACGACGCCGAGCAGGTCACCCGGTTACGGGCGCTCCCGGAGACCCCACCGACCTACGCCGCCCACCCGGACAGCCTCGCCTACCTGCTCTACACCTCCGGATCGACAGGTGTCCCGAAGGGAGTCGCGGTCACCCACGGTTCCGTGGCCAACCTGCTGGTCGCCTTCGACCGGCTGCTCTGCCTCACCGCCGCCGACCGGGTCGCCGCCCTCACCACGAACGCGTTCGACATCTCCGTGGTCGAACTGGTCCTGCCGCTGCTCGCCGGGGCCCGGGTGGAGCTCTTCGACTCCCGGTTCGCCCAGGACTCCGCCGCCCTCCGGTCCGCACTCGCCGAGCGGGGCGTCACCACGATGCAGGCCACCCCGGCGAGCTGGCGGATGCTGCTCGCCGCCGGCGGGGTGCCGGCGAACGTACGGCTGCGGATCAGCGGCGGCGAAGCGCTCACCCGCGACCTCGCGGACGCGCTGTGTACCGACGGCGCCACCCTGGTCAACGGTTACGGCCCCTCGGAGACCAGCATCTACTCGACCGCCGGCCGGGTCGACGCCGACGGACCCGTCAACCTCGGCGGCCCGGTCGCGAACACCCGGCTCTACCTGCTCGACCCGGCCGGCCAGCCGGTTCCGGTCGGCGCCGTCGGCGAGCTGCACCTGGGCGGCCTCGGCGTGGCCCGGGGATACCACGGCGACCCGGCCCGGACCGCGGTCAGCTTCCGCCCCGACCCGTGGAGCAGCCGCCCCGGCGCCCGGCTCTACGCCACCGGCGACCTGGCCCGGTGGCTGCCGGGCGGGCGACTGGAGTACCTCGGCCGCGCCGACCAGCAGGTCAAACTCCGTGGCTACCGGATCGAGCTGGGCGAGATCGAAACCGCGCTACGCGCCCAGGAGGGCATCCGGGACGCGGTCGTGGTGACCTGGCGGGCCAGCGCCGAGGACGTCCGGCTGGTCGGGTACGTGGTGCCGACCGACCCCCACGCCGACCCGGCCGCGCTCTGGTCCCGGCTGCGCCCCGCGCTCGCCGCCCAACTGCCGGAGTACATGCTGCCGGCGACCCTGGTGCCACTGGACCGGTTTCCGCGTACCGGCAGCGGCAAGGTCGATCGCCGGGGCCTGCCCGAACCGGTGTGGCGGGACGCCGACGACGGCAACCGGGTGGCGCCACGTACCCCGGTGGAGAAGCAACTCGCCCTGCTCTGGGGCGAGGTGCTGGGGCTCGCCGGGGTCGGCGTGCACGACAACTTCTTCAACCTGGGCGGCCACTCGCTCACCGCGACCCGGCTGATCGCCCGGATCCGCACCACATTCGGCGTCGACCTGCCCCTGCGGCTGCTCTTCGCCGCGCCGACCATCGCTGAACTCGCACCCCGGGTCGCCGACCCGGCCACCGCAGGCCCCCACCGCAACGGCACCACCGACCGGGTCGCGACCGGCGGACCAAGCGCCCAGGACCTGCTCGCCTCGCTCGACGACCTCTCCGACCGGGAGATCGACGAACTGTTGGACACGCTGATCGCCGAGGAGGGCTCATGACGGCCACGCCGTCCCCGACCGACCGCCGGGACCGTGCCGTGATCATCGGCGCCGGTCTGGCCGGCTCACTCGCCGCCGTGTACCTCGCCCGCCGTGGCTACCGGGTGGACGTCTACGAGCGACGCGACGACCCACGACTGGCCCCGGCCGGAACCGCCGGCCGCTCGATCAACCTCGGGCTCTCCGCCCGGGGGATGCGCGCGTTGCAGGAGGTGGGGCTCCTCGGCGACGTACTCAAGCGCAGTGTGCCGATGCGCGGCCGGGTGGTGCACTCACCGGACGGCACGGTCAGCTTCCAGCCGTACGGGGTGCACGGCCACCAGATCCTGCACTCGGTGCTCCGAGACGAGCTGATCGCCGTCCTGGTCGACGCGGCCGAGGCCCAGCCCGGGGTGCGGTTCCACTTCGGCTGGCGGCTGCACGGGCTCGACCGGGAGACCCCCTCGGTCTCGGTGACCCAGCTCGCCGACGGCGTCACCGACGAGGTGCCGGCGGACCTGATCGTCGGCGCGGACGGGGCGTTCTCCTCGGTACGGCAACAGCTCCAGTACGGCCTGCGGGCCAACCACGGCCAGGAGTTCCTCGACTGGGGCTACAAGGAGCTGACCATCCCGGTCGACGTCGACGGCCGACCCCGGGTACGGCTGGAGGCGCTGCACGTCTGGCCCGGCGAGCACGGGCTGATGGTCGCCCACCCGAACGTCGACGGCTCGCTGACCTGCACCCTCTTCATGCCGTTCGAGGGGCCGCACAGCTTCGCCACACTCAACGGACCGGCGGCGA
The Micromonospora pisi DNA segment above includes these coding regions:
- a CDS encoding FAD-dependent oxidoreductase; translated protein: MTATPSPTDRRDRAVIIGAGLAGSLAAVYLARRGYRVDVYERRDDPRLAPAGTAGRSINLGLSARGMRALQEVGLLGDVLKRSVPMRGRVVHSPDGTVSFQPYGVHGHQILHSVLRDELIAVLVDAAEAQPGVRFHFGWRLHGLDRETPSVSVTQLADGVTDEVPADLIVGADGAFSSVRQQLQYGLRANHGQEFLDWGYKELTIPVDVDGRPRVRLEALHVWPGEHGLMVAHPNVDGSLTCTLFMPFEGPHSFATLNGPAAIRDFFRRNFPDAQELMPRLVEEIIEHPTGQMVTVRTSPWRYADRVVLIGDAAHAVYPFYGQGMNSSFEDCLVLDQCLERHRDRGDALAAYETARRPHTDVLADLSTRNFVELRDRVHRPAYALKAGADRLLSRLLPAHWTPLYTMVAHTTTPYAEALARSERQDRLLRAAATGGVLALGTALAYTITRAARATRRSGR
- a CDS encoding non-ribosomal peptide synthetase, which codes for MRSTSSSAGEVSDDQASAVEPDGECYDLLALQQGLLFHDRFEPGSGVDILQIVIDWPEPLDPTAMTTAWQAAAQRHPVLRTAFTLLGPERASQRVQPEVTIPVHRYDWRTDAPTGRAERLARLDRFLATDRSHGFDPATAPLVRIGLIQHRADQHTIVFSLHHAIIDGRSVPLLLTEVLTDYTAILQGTERPVPDRRPFQDFATWAGQRSLVADQRFWRTRLDGVTLPTPLPLHPATSTPPRGPDSVRELTHQLDPARSATLHRAASAVGVPLSTLVTAAWAVLLHRYSGERDVVFGAVRSCRRGSIDRADTIIGMVINTVPLRIDVRPELTVRDWLVDVRAQIDAVRAHQAAPLTAVQGWSGLPASTPLFDSLLMYEHRDLQTVLSRSVPDWGARVARVHRHPGPPVTVLVFGEPVLRVLLYHDRRRLTDLAADRMLHHLTTCLVGLAAGLDAPVAALPLLGPDEHHQLTHDWAGHRPEPAGGPDHPTDSTIGERFSAQVRRSPDAVAVTGPDGTLSYAELDARANRLAHLLIRRGAVPDQPVAVALPRSVRLVVALLAVVKAGCAYLPLDPTNPPARTRELLAVSGDPLLLTEADLTAAELAGAELPPTTPDLPVRPESLAYVNHTSGSTGAPKGVAVPHRAVLRLVHEPGYLRLGPDQTVLQLAPAAFDAATLEIWGSLLNGARLVVAPPDPLGPAELAQLLRAEQVSVLWLTAGLFHQVVEEDPGALATVGQLLAGGDVLDPGAVRTALRVRAGRPLVNGYGPTENTTFTCCHRMTDPETVPAPVPIGRPVPRSTVYVLDGLLRPVPVGVPGELYTGGDGLARGYLGQPGRTAERFLPDPFAPRPGARMYRTGDRVRWRPDGTLEFLGRVDRQVKIRGFRVEPAEAEAVLRAHPSVGEVAVVVHGDGEHRRLVAYASPSTGTATPDGTAPLDERLLGAYALAHLPPYLRPAGYVLLPALPLNRNGKVDRDALPAPAAPTRPVPERPLTDPTQLQLAALWTDLLRTGVGRAEDDFFDLGGNSLLATRLAFRAAERFGVDLPVRVIYEQHSLAGLATEIDRRRHSPGPASARITARDRGAYRSGVARTGPIDPTGHLVRPGTGPWAMWRWIGLRAAGFPVGPLTRLGDPDHLARTDALLASEDRLAEVRRAMTGRLHQARRTAPADQRSRWNRADRQLRQGSFPDDLPDVADPVLAAGIAETRAALADAVRRHRADRSAFDRSHVQASRRRTAALRAAAADPRLREAVTWQNRHALRTGLDPLLNRADGDATTRDSKHRQHEALLATYLQRYCAKNDTIGFFGPVGWATVAPAGTGLEITSDAAPLTRTVYFENWAMAGLADALTAHHPRLAPWLIPRRLPFLTVLDDQLLLPLTPPTPLPPPLARLLAAADGRRTAEEIAAELVADPASGFATPDEVYRMLAELRDTHRITWSLEVPKEDLFPERSVRNRLAPVTDDAVRKPALRALDDLVRARDAVAGAAGDADRLGTALADLERTFTELTGAAPTRRAGRVYAGRTLVYEDCRAGDRVTLSTDLVGTLWPALSLLLESARWFTFAGAALFARACRERYAELVGRGGQPTVPFADFWLWANDLLFDLPERLIAPVVRGLQDRWRQILPELDGERRIQLDSASIADRVTAAFAAPRPGWVGAYQHSPDVMLVADGAEAVARGDFRWVVGEVHPGVNTLRSALFMAQHPDPTELVAAMRADLPGPRVVLAATGEEGGAPSRLTDKLVTDQDLRLVFGHDSCGLDPETAVAVADCVLESQDGTLTVRTRDGRHALPLAEVVGEALMLQLIQRFDPLPPADHRPRITVDRVVISRESWRFGAAGLDFATIVEEAERFRAVRRWQRDSGLPRYVFVKTPVEKKPFFLDFASLASVDAFARAVRRTVSGAGPDATLRLSEMLPTPEQLWLTDAGGGRRTAEFRLVAVDTRRPEAQRRSHDR
- a CDS encoding MbtH family protein encodes the protein MEEAEDQRRYHVVVNDEDQYSIWPAGSQLPPGWQRTGVEGDRATCLAHVDEVWTDLRPRDLREWSAVRT
- a CDS encoding non-ribosomal peptide synthetase, with product MTGDTFVLPASSTQRRLWMLDQLDPGSAAYNIAWSVRLTGELRVDALRATLDWLVGRHEVLRTVFTSVDGEPAQVVGPKWSVPLPVTDPGADGSAGLDALLDAESRAPFDLATGPLLRVRLVRLAPDQHVLILVVHHIVADGWSFDTVFDELAHGYRAAVAATVPELPPPPIQYADFAVWQREQAHGSAFAEDLAYWRAELAGAPTLLDLPADRPRPAEQSPAGGLVTFPLPAELTDGVRRLARDADTTDFAVLLSGFQALLHRLSGQPDLLVAVPVSGRSRPETRGVVGFFANTLALRGRFEERTSFAELLGAARSSAIAAQSRQDVPFEELVDLLAPQRSLAYSPLVQVMFALEQTPAPVEAAGLRIAPELHENGTVKFDLTLTVEERPDGWRGRLTYRTELFDADRIERLGAAYLALLGAAVEQPSTPVAELPLLSPAARAEIIAGWRAERLDPPPYDSIAALFARHPPADPDAVAVAAPDATLTYQRLTADRNRLAHLLREYGIDVDVPVGICLTRGSGMLTAMLAVWQAGGGYLPLDPELPTARLAGMARSAGVPLILTDRASADRTGDCWPTGTRVLRLDDAEQVTRLRALPETPPTYAAHPDSLAYLLYTSGSTGVPKGVAVTHGSVANLLVAFDRLLCLTAADRVAALTTNAFDISVVELVLPLLAGARVELFDSRFAQDSAALRSALAERGVTTMQATPASWRMLLAAGGVPANVRLRISGGEALTRDLADALCTDGATLVNGYGPSETSIYSTAGRVDADGPVNLGGPVANTRLYLLDPAGQPVPVGAVGELHLGGLGVARGYHGDPARTAVSFRPDPWSSRPGARLYATGDLARWLPGGRLEYLGRADQQVKLRGYRIELGEIETALRAQEGIRDAVVVTWRASAEDVRLVGYVVPTDPHADPAALWSRLRPALAAQLPEYMLPATLVPLDRFPRTGSGKVDRRGLPEPVWRDADDGNRVAPRTPVEKQLALLWGEVLGLAGVGVHDNFFNLGGHSLTATRLIARIRTTFGVDLPLRLLFAAPTIAELAPRVADPATAGPHRNGTTDRVATGGPSAQDLLASLDDLSDREIDELLDTLIAEEGS